A single Cottoperca gobio chromosome 3, fCotGob3.1, whole genome shotgun sequence DNA region contains:
- the LOC115026318 gene encoding high choriolytic enzyme 2-like → MTPSASLLLLLLLGLSQALPLQEEGNTEEEEEEVTDTVDITTRILTSNNNTDELLLEGDLMVPTTRNAMKCWSQKCLWKKASNRMVTIPFTVSSQFTRSENQKIINALNSFQSRSCIRFVPRQNQNDYISIENRGGCFSAMGRTGGKQVLSLNRQGCIYHGVIQHETLHALGFHHEQTRSDRDSYVRINWQNINPQMAYNFKKHSTNNLNTPYDYSSIMHYGRTAFSIQQGRDSITPIPNPNVQIGQRTGMSSLDVRRINALYSC, encoded by the coding sequence ATGACTCCCTCTGCcagcctcctgctgctgctcctgctcggCCTCTCGCAGGCACTTCCTCTCCAGGAGGaaggaaacacagaagaagaagaagaagaagtcacaGACACCGTCGACATCACCACCAGGATTCTGACCTCCAACAACAACACCGATGAGCTCCTGCTGGAAGGAGACCTGATGGTTCCCACAACCAGAAACGCCATGAAGTGCTGGTCTCAGAAGTGCCTGTGGAAGAAAGCCTCCAACAGGATGGTGACGATCCCCTTCACCGTGAGCAGTCAGTTCACCAGATCGGAGAATCAGAAGATCATCAACGCCCTGAATTCCTTCCAGAGCAGATCCTGCATCCGCTTCGTGCCCCGTCAGAACCAGAACGACTACATCAGCATCGAGAACAGAGGCGGGTGTTTCTCCGCTATGGGCAGGACGGGAGGCAAACAGGTGCTCTCTCTCAACAGGCAGGGCTGCATCTACCACGGCGTCATCCAGCACGAGACCCTCCACGCTCTGGGCTTCCACCATGAACAGACCAGGAGCGACCGCGACAGCTACGTCAGGATCAACTGGCAAAACATCAACCCGCAGATGGCCTACAACTTCAAAAAGCATTCCACCAACAATCTGAACACTCCCTACGACTACTCCTCCATCATGCACTATGGAAGAACAGCCTTCTCCATCCAGCAGGGAAGGGACTCCATCACCCCCATCCCCAACCCCAACGTCCAGATCGGCCAGAGAACGGGAATGTCCTCCTTGGATGTCAGGAGGATCAACGCGCTCTACAGCTGTTAA
- the LOC115026787 gene encoding high choriolytic enzyme 1-like has translation MTPSASLLLLLLLGLSQALPLQEEGNTEEEEEEEVTDTVDITTRILTSNNNTDELLLEGDLMVPTTRNAMTCWSQKCLWKKASNRMVTIPFTVSSQFTRSENQKIINALNSFQSRSCIRFVPRQNQNDYISIENRGGCFSAMGRTGGKQVLSLNRQGCIYHGVIQHETLHALGFHHEQTRSDRDSYVRINWQNINPQMAYNFKKHSTNNLNTPYDYSSIMHYGRTAFSIQQGRDSITPIPNPNVQIGQRTGMSSLDVRRINALYSC, from the coding sequence ATGACTCCCTCTGCcagcctcctgctgctgctcctgctcggCCTCTCGCAGGCACTTCCTCTCCAGGAGGaaggaaacacagaagaagaagaagaagaagaagtcacaGACACCGTCGACATCACCACCAGGATTCTGACCTCCAACAACAACACCGATGAGCTCCTGCTGGAAGGAGACCTGATGGTTCCCACAACCAGAAACGCCATGACGTGCTGGTCTCAGAAGTGCCTGTGGAAGAAAGCCTCCAACAGGATGGTGACGATCCCCTTCACCGTGAGCAGTCAGTTCACCAGATCGGAGAATCAGAAGATCATCAACGCCCTGAATTCCTTCCAGAGCAGATCCTGCATCCGCTTCGTGCCCCGTCAGAACCAGAACGACTACATCAGCATCGAGAACAGAGGCGGGTGTTTCTCCGCTATGGGCAGGACGGGAGGCAAACAGGTGCTCTCTCTCAACAGGCAGGGCTGCATCTACCACGGCGTCATCCAGCACGAGACCCTCCACGCTCTGGGCTTCCATCATGAACAGACCAGGAGCGACCGCGACAGCTACGTCAGGATCAACTGGCAAAACATCAACCCGCAGATGGCCTACAACTTCAAAAAGCATTCCACCAACAACCTGAACACTCCCTACGACTACTCCTCCATCATGCACTATGGAAGAACAGCCTTCTCCATCCAGCAGGGAAGGGACTCCATCACCCCCATCCCCAACCCCAACGTCCAGATCGGCCAGAGAACGGGAATGTCCTCCTTGGATGTCAGGAGGATCAACGCGCTCTACAGCTGTTAA
- the LOC115026796 gene encoding high choriolytic enzyme 1-like — MTPSASLLLLLLLGLSQALPLQEEGNTEEEEEEEEVTDTVDITTRILTSNNNTDELLLEGDLMVPTTRNAMTCWSQKCLWKKASNRMVTIPFTVSSQFTRSENQKIINALNSFQSRSCIRFVPRQNQNDYISIENRGGCFSAMGRTGGKQVLSLNRQGCIYHGVIQHETLHALGFHHEQTRSDRDSYVRINWQNINPQMAYNFKKHSTNNLNTPYDYSSIMHYGRTAFSIQQGRDSITPIPNPNVQIGQRTGMSSLDVRRINALYSC, encoded by the coding sequence ATGACTCCCTCTGCcagcctcctgctgctgctcctgctcggCCTCTCGCAGGCACTTCCTCTCCAGGAGGaaggaaacacagaagaagaagaagaagaagaagaagtcacaGACACCGTCGACATCACCACCAGGATTCTGACCTCCAACAACAACACCGATGAGCTCCTGCTGGAAGGAGACCTGATGGTTCCCACAACCAGAAACGCCATGACGTGCTGGTCTCAGAAGTGCCTGTGGAAGAAAGCCTCCAACAGGATGGTGACGATCCCCTTCACCGTGAGCAGTCAGTTCACCAGATCGGAGAATCAGAAGATCATCAACGCCCTGAATTCCTTCCAGAGCAGATCCTGCATCCGCTTCGTGCCCCGTCAGAACCAGAACGACTACATCAGCATCGAGAACAGAGGCGGGTGTTTCTCCGCTATGGGCAGGACGGGAGGCAAACAGGTGCTCTCTCTCAACAGGCAGGGCTGCATCTACCACGGCGTCATCCAGCACGAGACCCTCCACGCTCTGGGCTTCCATCATGAACAGACCAGGAGCGACCGCGACAGCTACGTCAGGATCAACTGGCAAAACATCAACCCGCAGATGGCCTACAACTTCAAAAAGCATTCCACCAACAACCTGAACACTCCCTACGACTACTCCTCCATCATGCACTATGGAAGAACAGCCTTCTCCATCCAGCAGGGAAGGGACTCCATCACCCCCATCCCCAACCCCAACGTCCAGATCGGCCAGAGAACGGGAATGTCCTCCTTGGATGTCAGGAGGATCAACGCGCTCTACAGCTGTTAA
- the LOC115026711 gene encoding LOW QUALITY PROTEIN: high choriolytic enzyme 1-like (The sequence of the model RefSeq protein was modified relative to this genomic sequence to represent the inferred CDS: deleted 1 base in 1 codon) — protein MTPSASLLLLLLLGLSQALPLQEEGNTEEEEEEEVTDTVDITTRILTSNNNTDELLLEGDLMVPTTRNAMKCWSQKCLWKKASNRMVTIPFTVSSQFTRSENQKIINALNSFQSRSCIRFVPRQNQNDYISIENRGGCFSAMGRTGGKQVLSLNRRGCIYHGVIQHETLHALGFHHEQTRSDRDSYVRINWENINPQMAYNFKKHSTNNLNTPYDYSSIMHYGRTAFSIQQGRDSITPIPNPNVQIGQRTGMSSLDVRRINALYSC, from the exons ATGACTCCCTCTGCcagcctcctgctgctgctcctgctcggCCTCTCGCAGGCACTTCCTCTCCAGGAGGaaggaaacacagaagaagaagaagaagaagaagtcacaGACACCGTCGACATCACCACCAGGATTCTGACCTCCAACAACAACACCGATGAGCTCCTGCTGGAAGGAGACCTGATGGTTCCCACAACCAGAAACGCCATGAAGTGCTGGTCTCAGAAGTGCCTGTGGAAGAAAGCCTCCAACAGGATGGTGACGATCCCCTTCACCGTGAGCAGTCAGTTCACCAGATCGGAGAATCAGAAGATCATCAACGCCCTGAATTCCTTCCAGAGCAGATCCTGCATCCGCTTCGTGCCCCGTCAGAACCAGAACGACTACATCAGCATCGAGAACAGAGGCGGGTGTTTCTCCGCTATGGGCAGGACGGGAGGCAAACAGGTGCTCTCTCTCAACAGGCGGGGCTGCATCTACCACGGCGTCATCCAGCACGAGACCCTCCACGCTCTGGGCTTCCATCATGAACAGACCAGGAGCGACCGCGACAGCTACGTCAGGATCAACTGGGAAAACATCAACCCGCAGATGGCCTACAACTTCAAAAAGCATTCCACCAACAACCTGAACACTCCCTACGACTACTCC TCCATCATGCACTATGGAAGAACAGCCTTCTCCATCCAGCAGGGAAGGGACTCCATCACCCCCATCCCCAACCCCAACGTCCAGATCGGCCAGAGAACGGGAATGTCCTCCTTGGATGTCAGGAGGATCAACGCGCTCTACAGCTGTTAA